From the genome of Psychrobacter sp. M13:
CGCGCCCGCGTCACGGGCCATCTGAATAATCTCATAACAAGTCGTGCCACGGACGATTGAATCATCGACTAGCAAGACGTTTTTACCTTTGAACTCTAATGGCACAGCACTCAGCTTTTGACGCACTGACTTTTTGCGCTGCTGCTGACCTGGCATGATAAAGGTACGTCCGATATAGCGGTTTTTCATAAAGCCTTCGCGGTACTTAATATTCATCTGTAGCGCCAGCTCCATCGCTGAGGTGCGCGAGGTATCAGGAATAGGAATGACCACATCGATATCGTGATCCTCGCCCCACTCTTTCATGATCTTTTGTCCTAGTTTTTCACCCATGCGCAGACGTGATTTATAGACAGAGATATTATCCATGATCGAGTCTGGACGAGCAAAATACACATATTCAAAGATACACGGTGTGTACTCTTGCTGCTCAACACACTGATGGGTATGCAGCTGATGATTTAGATCAATGAAGATTGCCTCACCTGGCTTGACGTCACGGATGATAGTATAGCCACAACCTGTCAGGGCTACCGACTCAGAGGCGACCATATATTCTGTACCACCATTCGCGGCTAAGCGCTCACCAAAGATTAGCGGACGAATACCATTAGGATCACGAAACGCTAATAAACCATGACCCGTAATGAGGGCTACTACCCCATAAGCGCCTTCGATACGGCTATAGACAGCGGTCACTGCTGAAAAAATATCCACAGCGGTTGGATGAGTTTTATCTAAATTTTGCATCTCATGAGCCAAGACATTCAATAAAACTTCAGAGTCTGAATCGGTATTAAGATGACGACGGTCTTCTACATATAGTGATTTGGCAAGGCTCTCAGCATTAGTTAAGTTGCCATTGTGCGCCAAAGTGATACCGTATGGAGAATTAACATAGAACGGCTGCGCCTCGGCGCTGCTAGAGGTACCCGCAGTAGGATAGCGGACATGACCGATGCCAAATTTACCGACTAGCTTGATCATATGATGGTTCATAAACACATCGCGAACCATGCCATTTTCTTTACGTAAATACAAGCGGCCATCTTGCAGCGTCACAATACCTGCTGCATCTTGCCCACGGTGCTGTAGCATCGTGAGGGCATCATAAAGAACTTGGTTAACGGGTTCATGAGCGGCAACGCCGACAACTCCACACATAGGTATATCCTGTTTTAAGCAAATAGTGATAATGAGATAAAGCTAATCTAACACGGTTGAAGCGTAATAATAATGACTAACGTAATAATAGTAACTGGCAGTGTTTTAAAACGCTGTTTATGACTGATTGATCTGACCCCAAGCGGCACCTAGCATATCTTTAGCCAGCTCTTTGCCCATCGGTGCATAGGGCAATAATTCAGGAGCAATCACTGAAGCTTGCCACTGCGGCATTTGTACTAATAGTGGCGCGCTGATACTGAGAATGACAAGGATAACTAGTACATTTTTGGCAGCGCCTAATACGCCGCCCGCCATCTTATCTACTACCCCTAAACGCAAAGTTTTGAGCGCACTTGAGAATACAAAGGCGAGCAGATGCATGATGGCTAATATAGAAATCACTACGACTAAAAAAGCTAGAGCGGTTTGTAATACGGGGTTTTCAACGATAGCGGATAGCTGCGGGGCAATATAGCTTGCCAGACGAGTCGCCGCAATCAAAGCAATAAACCAGCCCGCTAGACCAACGGCTGTCTTAATCAAACCGACTTGAAAGCCGCGCCATAAGCCAATTAACACCACTACGGCAATGACAATATCTATGCCACTCATAAACAGCGTCCTATTATTTTGACTACTTCATTACTGTTCATTTGGTTTCATGTCCACTGCATCACTATCTATCATATTACCGGCTTTTTTGTCATCATCTATTGCATCGCTATCCATCGCATCGTAATAGCCACCGATAGCCTGAATACAGGATTGCACTAGACCTGGACCTCGATAGATAAGCCCCGTATAAAGCTGTACTAATTCTGCGCCCGCTTTTATTTTTTTAACCGCTTTGTCGCCACTATCAATACCACCAACCCCAATTAGTGCAACTTTATCACCCAACTGATCGGAGAACTGTTGCAATATTTGGGTACTAGTATGACTGACAGGACGCCCTGATAGACCGCCCATTTGATCACCGTCGCGCAGATCTTCCACCCCTATACGGCTCAAAGTGGTATTAGTGGCTATAAGTCCATCAATCTCAAAGTCTAATAGCTGCTGGGAGATATAATCAACTTGTTCAGGCTCTAGATCAGGTGCGACTTTTAGCACCAGCGGCACATAAAAGCCGTACTCAGTTGCCAGCTGACTATGGCGGTTTTTGATATTGTCTAATAGATGAGTAAGTGCCTCTCCGCTTTGTAGATCGCGTAGATTCTCAGTATTAGGTGAGGAGATATTGACGGTAATATAGGAGGCGTGGGGATAGACGCGCTCTAAACAATACACGTAATCATCAGCCGCTTGCTCAACAGGCGTGCTCGCGTTTTTGCCAATGTTAATACCTATATTGCCTTTATATTTGCAGTGTTTAACGTTTTCGATCAGATGCTCAACGCCATGATTATTAAAGCCCATACGGTTAATAATAGCATCGGCTTGCTTGAGTCGAAACAGGCGCGGCTTATCATTACCTAATTGCGGCTTTGGGGTGACTGTACCGACCTCAATAAAACCAAATCCTAACTCGGCAAGCGCATCAATATAGTCACCATTTTTATCTAGCCCTGCTGCTAAGCCTACTGGATTATTAAACTGCAGACCCATACAAGTGGTCGGCTGCATGTGCTGACCATAAGCCAAGCCCAAAGCACGCGCTTTATGAGCTTTTTCAAGCAAAGCCAGCGT
Proteins encoded in this window:
- the purF gene encoding amidophosphoribosyltransferase, encoding MCGVVGVAAHEPVNQVLYDALTMLQHRGQDAAGIVTLQDGRLYLRKENGMVRDVFMNHHMIKLVGKFGIGHVRYPTAGTSSSAEAQPFYVNSPYGITLAHNGNLTNAESLAKSLYVEDRRHLNTDSDSEVLLNVLAHEMQNLDKTHPTAVDIFSAVTAVYSRIEGAYGVVALITGHGLLAFRDPNGIRPLIFGERLAANGGTEYMVASESVALTGCGYTIIRDVKPGEAIFIDLNHQLHTHQCVEQQEYTPCIFEYVYFARPDSIMDNISVYKSRLRMGEKLGQKIMKEWGEDHDIDVVIPIPDTSRTSAMELALQMNIKYREGFMKNRYIGRTFIMPGQQQRKKSVRQKLSAVPLEFKGKNVLLVDDSIVRGTTCYEIIQMARDAGARKVFFASAAPPVKYPNVYGIDMPVRSELIASGHSVEEVRKIIGADRLIFQDLDDLIDAVKDTKHSRVEGFDCAVFNGCYITGQINEAYLDHLQEQRSETAKTGKKGMQIVADTPVDMMGVEEI
- a CDS encoding CvpA family protein is translated as MSGIDIVIAVVVLIGLWRGFQVGLIKTAVGLAGWFIALIAATRLASYIAPQLSAIVENPVLQTALAFLVVVISILAIMHLLAFVFSSALKTLRLGVVDKMAGGVLGAAKNVLVILVILSISAPLLVQMPQWQASVIAPELLPYAPMGKELAKDMLGAAWGQINQS